From one Gemella morbillorum genomic stretch:
- the rsgA gene encoding ribosome small subunit-dependent GTPase A, translating to MIKEGKILKALSGFYYVQCQDELITCRARGNFRNDNITPLVGDDVKIQMSDNNTGYVVEILERKNELLRPKVSNIDYSIIIVSVKEPDFSSKLLNKLICLNENSHVDIIIIFTKLDLLSKEELDNIKTIMDYYKKIGYIVLSNTKEDIAKLKKLISRKYVAISGQSGAGKSTLINTLTTNLDIETGEISKHLGRGRHTTRHIEFYQVDDFYIADTPGFSSLDITFIEKEDIQYLFTEFNNYDCKFKPCNHIEEVKCGVKEAVATGDVLESRYEDYKLLFKEKETQKKKYIKEK from the coding sequence ATGATAAAAGAAGGAAAAATTTTAAAAGCACTTAGTGGTTTTTATTATGTACAATGCCAAGATGAGTTGATAACATGCCGAGCACGTGGTAATTTTAGAAACGACAATATTACTCCACTTGTAGGAGATGATGTTAAAATTCAGATGAGTGATAATAATACAGGATATGTAGTAGAAATACTTGAAAGAAAAAATGAGTTATTAAGACCTAAAGTATCTAATATAGATTACAGTATTATTATTGTTTCAGTTAAAGAACCGGATTTTTCTAGTAAGCTTTTAAATAAGTTGATATGCTTAAATGAAAATAGTCACGTTGATATTATAATAATTTTCACAAAGTTAGACTTATTATCAAAAGAAGAGTTAGACAATATAAAAACTATAATGGATTATTATAAAAAAATAGGATATATAGTTTTAAGCAATACTAAAGAAGATATAGCTAAATTAAAAAAATTAATTTCAAGAAAATATGTTGCAATTTCTGGTCAATCTGGAGCTGGGAAAAGTACACTCATAAACACATTAACAACAAACTTGGATATAGAAACTGGAGAAATATCTAAACATCTAGGGCGTGGGCGCCATACGACAAGACATATAGAGTTTTACCAAGTAGACGATTTTTATATAGCAGATACACCAGGATTTTCGTCATTAGATATAACTTTTATAGAAAAAGAAGATATTCAATATTTATTTACAGAATTTAATAATTATGATTGTAAGTTCAAACCTTGCAATCATATTGAGGAAGTAAAATGTGGTGTAAAAGAGGCGGTAGCCACAGGCGACGTGTTGGAAAGTCGTTATGAAGACTATAAATTATTATTTAAAGAAAAAGAAACACAGAAGAAGAAATATATAAAGGAGAAATAA